In Deferribacteraceae bacterium V6Fe1, one genomic interval encodes:
- a CDS encoding TRAP transporter large permease subunit, translating to MLAIILFVLMFAMLLIGFPVAFTLGGVSLIFGYFSFGLDLFNLLPLRIWGTMTNYVLIAVPLFVYMGVMLEKSGLAEELLETMALLFGRLRGGLAISVVVVGALLAAATGIVGATVVTMGLLSLPTMLKRGYSTELATGTICAAGTLGQIIPPSIVLVLLGSILNVSIGDMFMGAVVPGLSLVVLYLIYLSIIAIIKPKSAPAMPAEELAAFRDKGMYKRIFRAFFLPFFLIVAVLGSIFAGIASPTEAAAVGAFGATLLTLVQGKLNYQTAMDVMKDTLTLTCMVFILLVGATAFGLVFRGLGGDTYIVELIENSNMEPMHFLALVMAIVFVAGFFIDFIEITFIIVPVVAPIFQSMGMDLLWVGILFAMNLQTSFLTPPFGFSLFYLKGVAPSSVTTGHIYRGIIPYIIMQLIALYVVAAYPDVVYWLPKMLAK from the coding sequence ATGCTTGCTATTATTTTGTTTGTATTGATGTTTGCTATGCTCCTCATAGGCTTCCCAGTTGCTTTCACATTGGGAGGAGTTTCTCTAATCTTTGGGTATTTCTCTTTTGGTTTGGATTTGTTTAATCTTTTACCTCTTAGAATTTGGGGTACAATGACAAATTATGTTTTGATTGCAGTTCCACTTTTTGTGTATATGGGAGTTATGCTTGAAAAATCTGGACTTGCCGAAGAGCTTTTGGAAACTATGGCACTTTTATTCGGAAGGCTTAGAGGTGGCCTTGCTATTTCGGTAGTGGTTGTTGGAGCCCTTCTTGCTGCGGCAACAGGGATTGTCGGTGCTACGGTTGTTACAATGGGGCTTTTGAGCTTACCTACTATGCTCAAAAGAGGTTACAGCACTGAGCTGGCTACCGGTACAATTTGTGCTGCAGGTACTTTGGGACAGATTATTCCGCCAAGTATTGTTTTAGTTTTACTTGGCAGTATTTTAAACGTTTCAATCGGTGACATGTTCATGGGCGCTGTTGTTCCTGGCCTTTCCCTTGTTGTTTTGTATCTTATATATTTGTCTATAATAGCAATTATAAAACCTAAAAGCGCACCTGCAATGCCAGCTGAAGAGTTGGCAGCTTTCAGAGATAAGGGGATGTACAAAAGGATATTCAGAGCATTCTTCTTGCCATTTTTTCTGATTGTTGCTGTTTTAGGTTCAATATTTGCTGGAATTGCTTCACCTACTGAAGCTGCAGCTGTCGGTGCATTTGGTGCTACACTTTTAACTCTTGTTCAGGGGAAACTAAACTATCAGACTGCTATGGATGTCATGAAGGATACATTGACCCTCACATGCATGGTGTTTATTCTTCTTGTGGGTGCTACAGCTTTCGGATTAGTTTTTAGAGGCTTGGGCGGTGATACATATATTGTTGAACTTATTGAAAATTCAAATATGGAACCAATGCACTTTTTGGCACTCGTAATGGCGATAGTTTTTGTTGCCGGCTTTTTTATAGACTTTATAGAAATTACGTTTATCATAGTTCCGGTTGTTGCCCCTATTTTTCAGAGTATGGGGATGGATTTGCTTTGGGTAGGTATTCTTTTTGCAATGAACTTGCAAACCTCATTCTTGACACCACCTTTTGGATTTTCGCTGTTTTATCTAAAGGGGGTTGCACCTTCAAGTGTAACTACAGGGCATATATATAGGGGTATTATACCTTACATAATTATGCAACTTATCGCTCTGTATGTTGTAGCTGCCTATCCGGATGTAGTGTATTGGTTACCTAAGATGTTAGCAAAATAA
- a CDS encoding ABC transporter substrate-binding protein — protein sequence MCIVFLISPIRLYALKIVSLTPSVTKQLIVLGLKDSIVGCTSYCPLAGDKSSSAVVVGTVSDINIETILKLKPDLVFANSLTNSKAIEKLKRLGIRVEIFEYPKRIEDIFDTLIKLGEYTGKVDIAHKIFWESKVKLKVVRERFSRKEKQRLFFVVGINPLFTVAKDTYIDDMIGVINCENVSHNLISGMISKEYVLKSNPDAILIMDMGVMAQDVITEFKKYGFLNFVKNDKFLMVNADRLGSPALPDFIDLIDEIGIMVHGFGISVNKAEDE from the coding sequence TTGTGTATAGTTTTTCTTATTTCCCCCATTAGGTTATATGCTTTAAAGATAGTTTCATTGACCCCTTCGGTTACCAAACAGCTTATTGTTTTGGGGTTAAAGGATAGTATTGTTGGTTGTACTTCCTATTGCCCTTTGGCTGGGGATAAAAGTTCAAGTGCAGTCGTTGTAGGTACAGTTTCAGATATAAATATCGAAACAATTTTAAAATTAAAGCCTGACTTGGTATTTGCTAATTCTTTGACCAATTCAAAGGCAATTGAAAAGCTAAAAAGGCTTGGTATAAGGGTTGAGATTTTTGAGTATCCCAAAAGGATTGAAGATATTTTTGATACTCTAATAAAACTTGGAGAATATACAGGTAAAGTTGATATTGCGCATAAAATTTTTTGGGAGTCCAAAGTAAAATTAAAAGTAGTAAGAGAAAGATTTTCAAGAAAAGAAAAACAAAGATTATTTTTTGTAGTAGGCATTAATCCACTTTTTACTGTGGCAAAAGACACATATATCGACGACATGATTGGAGTTATAAATTGTGAAAATGTATCACACAACCTTATTTCAGGAATGATATCCAAGGAGTATGTGTTAAAAAGTAACCCAGATGCAATATTGATTATGGATATGGGGGTTATGGCTCAAGATGTAATAACAGAATTCAAAAAATATGGCTTTTTAAACTTTGTTAAAAATGATAAATTTTTAATGGTTAATGCAGATAGACTGGGCAGCCCTGCACTACCTGATTTTATCGACTTAATTGATGAAATCGGGATAATGGTTCATGGTTTTGGTATTTCAGTAAATAAGGCAGAAGATGAATAA
- a CDS encoding TonB-dependent receptor: MEDNVVFKNIFLYLTIFLFTFNAFAVETKTITIFGDKITESDAKQQANIIILTSEEIQRINPRDTYELLEMIPGINIKSYDRKNVTVNIGGFVGDKAGLNNVLMINGRKISNADMSSADLTLIPVDVIERVEVYLGSNSVLFGDRATGGVINIITKKPINNSFKIKTNAGSYGSYNAYAEGVLAGERYSFLLSGNKYGTQGYRDNSELYTGTINGEFTYYADRFDITFNGLYTDSTYGLPGALSLNEIATYGRKYTNRPNDGGHDYEWLSGVRVSYHIGSLGKIILDSQYKSRNRNYELWGNHNKDELKSNVNSIKYELGYNKNRYKNKLIAGIDIENYDLDTKSVNSLNKFLNKLERDILSFFVSDKVELDKFYIELGFRTSGLDDSYKSANESKNLSANAYNIGIGYSLTKNQNIYFRYDKSFRFPTTDEINEYSGLNTEITKQDTKTYEIGYKINYVNYYISASAYKQTSDNEIFTDPDFNWYSTGPANINLDTRKYVFNFNGGYDNKQVLIKASYNYIDSKLTEDGYNGKTVPLVSRHNVKATAGYRFENGVGLYYDFRYFSSYYKGNDYKNVDSKMGGYAISDVKVDFVTKNYELFLKVNNIFDKKYYDYVYGSGYYPSTARSFLAGISVKF; the protein is encoded by the coding sequence ATGGAGGATAATGTGGTTTTCAAAAATATTTTCTTATATTTAACTATTTTTTTGTTTACTTTTAATGCGTTTGCTGTCGAAACAAAAACTATTACTATTTTTGGTGATAAAATTACAGAGTCAGATGCAAAACAGCAGGCTAATATTATAATTTTGACATCGGAAGAGATTCAAAGGATAAATCCGAGGGATACATATGAGCTTTTAGAAATGATACCTGGTATAAATATTAAATCCTATGATCGCAAAAATGTTACAGTTAATATAGGTGGTTTTGTAGGGGATAAGGCCGGATTAAACAATGTACTCATGATAAATGGACGAAAGATTAGCAATGCTGATATGAGTAGTGCGGATCTTACATTGATACCTGTTGATGTGATAGAAAGGGTAGAGGTGTATTTGGGTAGCAATAGTGTCTTGTTTGGCGATAGGGCAACAGGCGGAGTAATAAATATTATCACTAAAAAACCTATAAATAATTCTTTTAAGATTAAAACAAATGCCGGTTCATATGGCTCTTATAATGCTTATGCCGAAGGGGTTTTAGCCGGTGAAAGATACTCTTTTTTGTTGAGTGGCAATAAATATGGCACACAAGGGTACCGCGATAACTCAGAATTGTATACCGGTACAATAAATGGAGAGTTTACCTATTATGCTGATAGATTTGATATTACATTTAATGGGCTTTATACCGACTCAACTTACGGTCTCCCCGGTGCACTGTCTCTGAATGAAATAGCAACATATGGAAGAAAATACACTAACAGACCTAATGATGGCGGGCATGATTATGAATGGCTTTCAGGTGTTAGGGTATCTTACCATATTGGAAGTCTTGGAAAAATCATATTAGATTCCCAATATAAAAGTAGGAATAGAAACTATGAATTATGGGGTAACCATAATAAAGACGAACTGAAGTCTAATGTGAATAGTATAAAATATGAATTGGGTTACAATAAAAACAGGTATAAAAACAAACTTATTGCCGGAATTGATATTGAAAATTACGATTTAGACACAAAATCGGTAAACAGTTTGAATAAATTTTTGAATAAATTAGAGAGGGATATTTTATCTTTTTTTGTTTCGGATAAGGTTGAATTAGATAAGTTTTATATTGAGTTAGGTTTCAGAACTTCCGGTTTGGATGATAGTTATAAATCTGCCAACGAATCTAAGAATTTATCTGCTAATGCTTATAATATTGGAATTGGCTATAGTTTAACTAAAAATCAGAATATATATTTCAGGTATGATAAAAGTTTTAGGTTTCCAACGACGGATGAAATAAATGAATATAGTGGACTTAATACCGAAATAACCAAACAGGATACCAAAACCTATGAAATTGGATACAAAATCAACTATGTAAACTATTATATTTCGGCATCTGCATATAAGCAAACTTCTGATAATGAAATATTTACTGATCCTGATTTCAATTGGTATAGCACTGGCCCGGCGAATATAAATCTTGACACTAGAAAATATGTGTTCAACTTTAATGGTGGTTACGACAACAAGCAAGTTCTGATTAAAGCTTCATACAACTATATCGACTCAAAGCTTACTGAAGATGGCTACAACGGCAAAACAGTGCCTCTTGTTTCAAGGCATAATGTAAAAGCTACCGCTGGTTATAGGTTTGAAAACGGGGTAGGGTTATATTATGATTTTAGATATTTTAGCTCTTACTATAAAGGGAATGATTATAAAAACGTAGATTCAAAAATGGGCGGATATGCTATCAGTGACGTTAAGGTGGATTTTGTAACAAAAAACTACGAACTGTTTTTAAAAGTAAATAACATTTTCGATAAGAAATACTATGATTATGTTTATGGTTCAGGGTATTATCCATCTACTGCAAGAAGTTTTCTGGCAGGAATATCTGTTAAGTTTTAG
- a CDS encoding iron ABC transporter permease yields MLIIFIFHMFYGVDIFNGLFSDIDKTILTQIRLPRGFLGILAGGGLSVCGAALQGVFRNNLVEPYTLGVSGGAAVGVALAISLSLNMLLGYFTLILAGFLGAVFVLFLLYYIAIKENRFDIKTLLLIGVMISFMSSSILMLILSVSKTENLHGIIFWMMGSLSDAENMINIWLGIIVLSGLFVFYLMANDLNAIQFGYEKSFTLGVNVENVIRMTVLISSLVTASIVSVTGVIGFVGLVVPHVMRKFFYNDFRILFLASFLGGGAFLLLSDMIASKIIYPIELPVGVVTGILGGALFINIFRKERVKWK; encoded by the coding sequence ATGTTAATAATATTTATTTTTCATATGTTTTACGGGGTTGATATTTTTAACGGCTTATTTTCTGATATAGATAAAACAATTTTAACACAAATTCGTCTTCCACGAGGTTTTTTAGGGATTTTAGCTGGAGGCGGGCTCTCTGTCTGTGGGGCAGCATTGCAAGGTGTCTTTAGAAATAATCTTGTTGAGCCTTACACCCTTGGTGTATCAGGTGGAGCGGCTGTAGGTGTAGCTTTGGCTATATCGCTTTCACTGAATATGTTACTTGGTTATTTTACGCTAATTTTAGCGGGTTTTCTTGGCGCTGTTTTTGTGCTTTTTTTGCTTTACTACATTGCAATTAAAGAAAATAGGTTTGATATAAAGACGTTATTACTGATAGGTGTAATGATAAGTTTTATGTCATCTTCTATTTTAATGTTAATACTTTCTGTATCAAAAACAGAAAATTTGCATGGTATTATATTTTGGATGATGGGCTCACTGAGTGATGCTGAAAATATGATAAATATTTGGTTGGGTATTATAGTACTGTCAGGACTGTTTGTTTTTTATTTAATGGCCAATGATTTAAATGCCATACAATTTGGATATGAAAAGAGCTTTACGTTGGGGGTAAATGTAGAGAATGTCATAAGAATGACAGTTTTAATTTCTTCGCTTGTAACGGCATCTATTGTTTCCGTGACAGGTGTGATTGGCTTTGTTGGGCTTGTAGTCCCTCATGTAATGCGAAAGTTTTTTTATAATGATTTTAGAATCTTGTTTTTAGCATCTTTTTTAGGTGGTGGTGCATTTTTACTGTTATCCGACATGATTGCAAGTAAGATTATTTATCCCATAGAGCTTCCTGTGGGGGTTGTGACCGGAATTTTGGGTGGTGCTTTGTTTATTAATATCTTTCGAAAAGAGAGAGTAAAATGGAAGTGA
- a CDS encoding MFS transporter has product MKNRYLILLTFLSMYFMSYFFRVSTAVIAPDLINDFKISPKELGLLSSAYFYTFAAAQFFIGPLLDKKGPRIVVFLFGLIASLGAFIFALGQSFTVSLLGRALIGLGVSCAYMGTLKIISIWFEPSKFATLSSTAMAFGNIGALSAAAPLAYLTSIFGWRGSLSFFAFITLTSALAILFFTDDKFKTDKKRVTTINIPYRKILFDKNFLIIAFMEFSWFGSFMAIQGLWGGPYLIENYNLPKTAAGNILSMISIGFILGAPVWGYISDKVLNSRKKVIIIGLSIFLLTFIVLSNIFFEHASALYLIFFIFGLAGGFGVTGYAHVKELFPAEISGTAMSYVNFFAILGAAILQHFIGYAIEYINLENSGHNKFSTSFIICEIFIFISLALYLFVKEKSV; this is encoded by the coding sequence ATGAAAAACAGATATTTAATTTTACTAACTTTTCTTTCTATGTATTTTATGTCATATTTTTTCAGGGTCTCTACCGCCGTCATTGCTCCTGACTTAATCAATGATTTTAAAATTTCTCCAAAAGAATTAGGCCTTTTAAGCAGCGCTTATTTCTATACGTTTGCAGCAGCACAATTTTTTATTGGGCCACTTCTTGATAAAAAAGGCCCAAGGATAGTAGTATTTTTATTTGGACTTATCGCTTCATTAGGAGCCTTTATATTTGCCTTAGGACAAAGCTTTACTGTTTCTCTCCTCGGAAGAGCTTTAATAGGGCTTGGCGTATCTTGTGCATACATGGGAACACTTAAAATTATCTCCATATGGTTTGAACCCTCAAAGTTTGCAACCCTTTCTTCCACTGCTATGGCCTTTGGAAATATAGGGGCACTTTCTGCTGCAGCGCCTCTAGCTTACTTGACATCAATTTTTGGTTGGCGCGGGAGTCTATCTTTTTTTGCCTTTATAACCTTAACTTCAGCTTTAGCAATTTTATTTTTTACAGATGACAAATTCAAAACAGATAAAAAAAGAGTAACGACGATTAATATCCCTTATAGAAAAATTTTGTTTGATAAAAACTTCCTTATAATTGCTTTTATGGAATTTTCTTGGTTTGGAAGTTTCATGGCAATTCAAGGTCTTTGGGGTGGGCCATATTTAATTGAAAATTACAATTTACCAAAAACTGCTGCAGGTAACATATTATCAATGATATCTATTGGCTTTATTTTAGGTGCGCCTGTTTGGGGATATATATCTGATAAGGTTTTAAACTCAAGAAAAAAGGTCATTATCATCGGATTAAGCATATTTCTATTAACGTTTATTGTATTAAGTAATATATTTTTTGAACACGCATCTGCTCTGTATCTAATATTCTTTATATTTGGACTTGCAGGCGGGTTTGGTGTGACAGGATATGCGCACGTTAAAGAGCTTTTCCCTGCCGAAATTAGTGGCACAGCAATGTCTTATGTCAATTTTTTTGCAATTTTAGGTGCAGCAATACTTCAACACTTTATCGGGTATGCAATTGAATATATAAATCTTGAAAACAGTGGTCACAATAAATTCTCCACGTCATTTATCATTTGTGAGATTTTTATTTTCATTAGTCTTGCGCTGTATCTCTTTGTAAAGGAAAAATCTGTTTAA
- the dctP gene encoding TRAP transporter substrate-binding protein DctP: MKRRDFLKKAAATTAVAGASLAFGAPAVHAAKKYQWKMATTWPPNFPVFGESANFIAKWIEEMSEGRLKIHVYAGGELVPALQAFDAVGQGMVEMGHGCAYYWAGKAPAAQFFGAVPFGLNSQQMNSWITAGDGMKLWEELYANFNLKPFLVGECGVQMGGWFNKEINTIADVKGLKMRIPGLGGKVISKAGGSAVLSAGGEIYTNLERGVIDATEWVGPYHDYKMGFYKVAKFYYYPGWHEPGTAIEMFVNKKAYESLPKDLQQIVAAAAAKSNEWMLAEFEAQNNFYLNKLLTEHNVKLKKFPKEVLLKFKEYTKEVLDDVTSKDPMSKKVYENYSKFQKMIMDWDKLSEVAYSEIMY, translated from the coding sequence ATGAAGAGAAGAGATTTTCTAAAAAAAGCTGCTGCAACTACTGCTGTTGCCGGTGCATCTTTAGCCTTTGGTGCTCCTGCCGTTCATGCGGCAAAAAAATATCAATGGAAAATGGCAACTACTTGGCCACCCAATTTCCCTGTTTTTGGAGAAAGTGCTAACTTTATAGCAAAATGGATAGAAGAGATGTCTGAAGGAAGACTAAAAATACATGTATATGCCGGTGGAGAGCTTGTCCCGGCACTTCAAGCATTTGATGCAGTTGGTCAAGGGATGGTTGAAATGGGGCATGGTTGTGCATATTACTGGGCAGGTAAAGCTCCAGCTGCACAATTTTTCGGAGCGGTGCCTTTTGGTCTTAACAGCCAGCAGATGAACTCATGGATTACTGCCGGTGACGGGATGAAATTATGGGAAGAGCTTTATGCAAACTTTAACCTGAAACCATTTTTAGTTGGTGAGTGCGGTGTTCAGATGGGCGGTTGGTTTAACAAAGAGATAAACACAATTGCCGATGTTAAAGGTCTTAAAATGAGAATCCCGGGGCTTGGCGGTAAGGTTATTTCTAAGGCAGGTGGTTCAGCTGTCCTTTCTGCCGGCGGAGAGATTTACACTAACCTTGAAAGAGGGGTAATCGACGCAACTGAGTGGGTTGGACCATATCACGATTACAAAATGGGATTTTATAAAGTCGCCAAGTTTTATTACTATCCAGGATGGCACGAACCTGGAACTGCAATTGAGATGTTTGTTAACAAAAAAGCTTACGAATCTTTACCAAAAGATTTACAGCAAATTGTGGCAGCAGCAGCAGCAAAATCAAACGAGTGGATGCTAGCAGAATTTGAAGCTCAAAATAACTTCTACTTAAATAAACTTCTCACAGAGCACAATGTGAAATTGAAAAAATTCCCTAAAGAAGTGTTGCTAAAATTTAAAGAGTATACAAAAGAAGTATTGGATGACGTTACAAGTAAAGACCCAATGAGTAAAAAAGTTTATGAAAACTACAGCAAATTCCAAAAAATGATAATGGATTGGGATAAGCTTTCTGAAGTAGCATATTCTGAAATAATGTATTAA
- a CDS encoding TRAP transporter small permease subunit encodes MKIIKWYVNLVDSLNEKVGYLAAWLSTALVLVVCYDVFTRYALNNSKVAVQEMEWHIFSVMFLIGAAYTLKKDKHVRVDVFYMKMPEKIRAWIDFLGNLIFLIPYSMLVIYTSINFVKFSWMSKEGSPDPGGLPGRYVLKAFVTVGFILLVLQGLAEALKSFSKIIGKDIQRSE; translated from the coding sequence TTGAAGATCATTAAATGGTATGTTAATTTGGTAGATAGCCTTAACGAAAAAGTCGGCTATTTGGCCGCTTGGCTTTCAACGGCTTTGGTCCTTGTTGTGTGTTATGATGTTTTCACAAGATATGCGTTGAATAACAGTAAAGTGGCTGTCCAGGAGATGGAGTGGCATATTTTTTCTGTGATGTTTTTGATTGGAGCTGCTTACACTCTAAAAAAAGACAAGCATGTCAGGGTAGATGTTTTCTATATGAAAATGCCTGAGAAGATAAGGGCTTGGATAGATTTCCTGGGTAATCTTATATTCCTTATTCCTTACTCTATGTTGGTTATTTATACTTCAATCAATTTTGTAAAGTTTTCCTGGATGTCAAAAGAAGGCTCTCCAGACCCTGGCGGTTTGCCGGGGAGATATGTATTGAAAGCTTTTGTGACTGTCGGCTTTATTCTTCTTGTTTTGCAAGGGCTTGCTGAGGCTTTAAAGTCTTTTTCCAAAATAATCGGTAAAGATATACAAAGGAGTGAATGA
- a CDS encoding TRAP transporter substrate-binding protein, which produces MDKVNRRSFLKKASATTLAAAAAVSFGAPAVHAEKKYVWKMVTTWPPKFPVMGVGAEMMAKWIETMSGGRLKIHVYGGGELVPPLQAFDAVGQGMVEMGHGAAYYWAGKSPATQFFAAVPFGMNAQQMNAWIYAGDGQKLWDEVYGQFGVKGMPAGNTGVQMGGWFNKEINSINDFKGLKMRIPGLGGKVLAKAGGSAVLSAGGEIYTNLERGVIDATEWVGPYHDYLMGFYKVAKFYYYPGWHEPGTVLETFVNKKAFENLPADLQEIVTTAAIRSNSWMLAEFESKNNEYLQKLIKEHNVQLKKFPDEVIKQLRAYSEEVLAEITEKDPMSKKVYENFKDFKKKVTDWAKISEIAYANLP; this is translated from the coding sequence ATGGACAAAGTTAACAGACGAAGTTTTCTTAAAAAGGCATCAGCAACAACTTTAGCTGCAGCAGCTGCCGTATCATTTGGAGCCCCTGCTGTTCATGCCGAAAAAAAATATGTATGGAAAATGGTTACTACTTGGCCGCCTAAATTCCCTGTAATGGGTGTTGGGGCTGAAATGATGGCAAAATGGATAGAAACAATGTCAGGTGGTAGACTCAAGATTCATGTTTATGGCGGCGGAGAGCTTGTGCCACCTTTGCAGGCATTTGATGCTGTCGGACAAGGTATGGTAGAAATGGGGCATGGCGCAGCTTATTACTGGGCTGGAAAATCACCTGCAACACAATTTTTTGCAGCAGTGCCTTTTGGTATGAATGCCCAGCAGATGAATGCTTGGATTTACGCCGGTGACGGCCAAAAGCTTTGGGATGAAGTTTACGGGCAGTTTGGCGTTAAAGGTATGCCGGCAGGTAACACCGGAGTCCAAATGGGCGGTTGGTTTAACAAAGAAATTAACTCAATTAATGACTTTAAAGGGCTCAAAATGAGAATCCCTGGGCTTGGCGGCAAAGTATTAGCTAAGGCAGGTGGTTCGGCTGTTCTTTCTGCCGGAGGAGAGATTTATACTAACCTTGAAAGAGGTGTAATCGACGCAACTGAGTGGGTTGGACCATATCATGACTATCTGATGGGTTTTTATAAGGTAGCTAAGTTTTACTACTACCCCGGATGGCATGAGCCTGGAACAGTACTTGAAACTTTTGTAAACAAAAAGGCTTTTGAAAATCTTCCGGCCGACTTGCAAGAGATCGTTACCACAGCTGCAATCAGATCAAATTCATGGATGCTTGCAGAATTTGAATCTAAGAATAACGAATATTTACAAAAACTTATAAAAGAACATAATGTTCAGCTCAAAAAATTCCCTGATGAAGTAATAAAACAGCTTAGAGCTTACTCAGAAGAGGTATTAGCTGAAATCACAGAAAAAGACCCAATGAGCAAGAAAGTTTATGAAAACTTCAAAGATTTCAAGAAAAAAGTTACTGATTGGGCAAAAATATCAGAAATCGCTTACGCAAACTTACCATAA